Within the Gopherus evgoodei ecotype Sinaloan lineage chromosome 18, rGopEvg1_v1.p, whole genome shotgun sequence genome, the region CTGGGAGCATAAGAATGGCTCAGTCATAGGGAGAGAAGCAAAACTCTTCATACTGGTGACTTTCAGGGCATTCTCCCAGGCCTTTGGGAAGGGAGCAATATTCATTAGGTGGCCATGACAATCTGTTAGCTCAGGGGGACTCAGAGGAATGTTCCCATTTGTGACTCTCAGGAATCTAGAATATGTAACTAGACATTCTATGTCACCCAAGCAGAAGCACAGAACCAGAGAGAGGGCTGCCTGGAGACTGCTTCTGTCTTGCCAGAGAATGTCTGAATCCAAGATCTTAGATCTCCCCGCTGTGATTTTTGACAATGGATCTGGGCTGTGCAAAGCCGGCCTGTCGGGAGAGCAGGCACCAAGGTCAGTCATCGCTACTGTTGTCGGCTACCCCAAATCCAAAGCGATCATGTTTGGAGCTGGTCATAGGGAATATTATGTTGGAGAAGAAGCCCAGTCCAAGAGGGGCATCCTATCTTTTAAGTATCCAATGGAACATGGCATAGTTACATCGTGGGAGGACATGGAGAAGATCTGGTGGCATTTGTTTAAGCATGAACTCAAGATGAAGCCCAGCGAGAGGCCAGTGTTACTGACCGAGGCTCCACTGAACACAGTGTCGAACCGAGAAAAAATGGCCGAGATCATGTTTGAAGGTTTCCAGGTGCCTGCCATATTTGTGGCTCTCCAAGCTCTGATGGCCCTTTATGCTTCAGCCCGCACGACGGGATTAGTGCTGGACAGTGGAGATGGCGTGACCCTGACAGTCCCTGTCTACAAAGGCCACTGCTTGCTCCATGGTGTTTCCAGGCTGGATTTTGCAGGCAGAGATATTACTAAATACCTTGCTCAGCTGCTCTTGGAGACTGGATGTTCCTTCGTGAGCACGGCAGAGAAGGAAATTGTGAAGGACATAAAAGAGAAACTGTGCTTTGTGGCAGTAGAACCCAGCCAAAAAATTCAGGAAAAGCCCAACAGGCTTGGACGGGAGTATATTCTCCCAGATGGCAATGCCATCAAGATTACCGACCAGCTGTTCAGAGCTCCTGAAACCCTTTTTGTGCCAGCTAATGCTGGCATAGAGGCACCAGGCATTGACAAAATGATCCTTCAAAGTGTTATGAAATGCGATGGAAATATCCATCCTGATATCATGAGGAATGTGGTATTGTCAGGCGGGTCGACCCTTTT harbors:
- the LOC115636907 gene encoding actin-85C-like isoform X1; translated protein: MSESKILDLPAVIFDNGSGLCKAGLSGEQAPRSVIATVVGYPKSKAIMFGAGHREYYVGEEAQSKRGILSFKYPMEHGIVTSWEDMEKIWWHLFKHELKMKPSERPVLLTEAPLNTVSNREKMAEIMFEGFQVPAIFVALQALMALYASARTTGLVLDSGDGVTLTVPVYKGHCLLHGVSRLDFAGRDITKYLAQLLLETGCSFVSTAEKEIVKDIKEKLCFVAVEPSQKIQEKPNRLGREYILPDGNAIKITDQLFRAPETLFVPANAGIEAPGIDKMILQSVMKCDGNIHPDIMRNVVLSGGSTLFRGLNERLLKELQTQSPSAIPVKILAPRDRMYSVWIGASVLTSLTSFRDMWVTSEDYRKTGPSVLQRKCF
- the LOC115636907 gene encoding actin-like isoform X2; protein product: MFGAGHREYYVGEEAQSKRGILSFKYPMEHGIVTSWEDMEKIWWHLFKHELKMKPSERPVLLTEAPLNTVSNREKMAEIMFEGFQVPAIFVALQALMALYASARTTGLVLDSGDGVTLTVPVYKGHCLLHGVSRLDFAGRDITKYLAQLLLETGCSFVSTAEKEIVKDIKEKLCFVAVEPSQKIQEKPNRLGREYILPDGNAIKITDQLFRAPETLFVPANAGIEAPGIDKMILQSVMKCDGNIHPDIMRNVVLSGGSTLFRGLNERLLKELQTQSPSAIPVKILAPRDRMYSVWIGASVLTSLTSFRDMWVTSEDYRKTGPSVLQRKCF